One window of Carassius auratus strain Wakin chromosome 17, ASM336829v1, whole genome shotgun sequence genomic DNA carries:
- the LOC113117174 gene encoding prolyl 4-hydroxylase subunit alpha-1-like isoform X2: MGLCWFLLSFLFHSLYAHNDFFTSIGQMTDLLYTEKDLVTSLKEYIRQEENRLEQVKEWADKLDSLTNTATQDPEGFLGHPVNAFKLMKRLNSEWGDLESLVLKDTTNGFISNLTMQRQYFPTEEDQTGAAKALLRLQDTYQLSANTISNGDLPGVVHKSRMTVADCFELGKIAYSEADYYHTELWMAQALTQLDEGEESTIDKVTVMDYLNYAIYQQGELERALELTKRMLKLDPNHQRANGNLKYFEFQLEKQRKAEAEKEQEDKKSEKKVLNKRDAQRKRSKDPLPERKKYEMLCRGEGVKLTPRRQSRLFCRYFDNNRNPRLLLAPVKMEDEWDRPHIVRYHDIISDSEIKTVKELAKPRLRRATISNPITGVLETAPYRISKSAWLSAYEHPTIEKINQRIEDVTDLEMDTAEELQVANYGVGGQYEPHFDFGRKDEPDAFKELGTGNRIATWLFYMSDVSAGGATVFPDVGAAVWPKKGTAVFWYNLFASGEGDYSTRHAACPVLVGNKWVSNKWIHERGQEFRRPCAVSEME, from the exons ATGGGTTTGTGTTGGTTCCTGTTGAGTTTCCTCTTCCATTCTCTATATGCCCACAATGACTTCTTCACTTCTATTG GTCAGATGACAGACCTACTGTACACAGAGAAGGACCTGGTGACGTCACTGAAAGAATACATCAGGCAGGAGGAGAACAGACTAGAGCAGGTTAAAGA ATGGGCTGACAAACTGGACTCACTGACGAACACAGCCACGCAGGACCCTGAGGGATTCCTGGGGCACCCGGTCAATGCCTTCAAGCTGATGAAAAGACTCAACAGTGAGTGGGGTGATCTGGAGAGCCTGGTGCTGAAAGACACCACCAACG GGTTTATTTCTAATCTAACCATGCAGAGACAGTATTTTCCAACAGAAGAGGACCAGACAGGAGCAGCCAAAGCTTTGCTTAGATTACAGGACACATACCAGCTGTCTGCCAACACCATCTCTAACGGAGACTTGCCTG GTGTTGTGCACAAGAGTCGGATGACAGTGGCAGACTGCTTTGAGCTGGGGAAGATTGCTTACTCTGAGGCAGATTACTATCACACAGAGCTCTGGATGGCTCAGGCCCTCACACAGCTGGATGAAGGCGAGGAATCCACCATAGACAAGGTCACAGTCATGGACTACCTGAATTATGCCATCTACCAGCAGGGGGAACTAGAGCGAGCCCTGGAGCTCACCAAGAGGATGCTGAAActgg ACCCGAATCACCAGAGGGCCAATGGGAACCTAAAGTACTTTGAGTTCCAGCTGGAGAAGCAGAGGAAGGCAGAGGCCGAGAAGGAACAGGAggataaaaaaagtgaaaagaaagTGCTGAACAAACGTGACGCTCAGAGGAAAAGGTCCAAAGACCCTCTGCCAGAGAGGAAGAAATATGAAATGCTGTGCCGAGGAGAGGGAGTCAAACTG ACACCTCGCAGACAGAGCCGACTGTTTTGCCGTTACTTTGACAACAACCGTAACCCACGGTTGCTTTTGGCTCCAGTGAAGATGGAAGATGAATGGGACCGCCCACATATTGTCCGTTATCATGACATCATCTCTGACAGTGAGATCAAGACAGTGAAGGAGCTGGCAAAACCCAGA CTCCGTAGGGCTACTATATCCAATCCCATCACGGGTGTGCTTGAGACTGCCCCCTACAGGATCAGTAAGAG TGCTTGGCTGTCTGCATATGAGCATCCTACGATTGAAAAGATTAACCAACGTATCGAGGATGTAACAGACCTGGAAATGGACACAGCAGAAGAGCTCCAG GTTGCAAATTATGGAGTTGGTGGGCAGTACGAGCCTCATTTTGACTTTGGAAGA AAAGATGAACCAGATGCCTTTAAAGAACTGGGAACAGGAAACAGAATTGCCACTTGGCTCTTTTAT ATGAGTGACGTGTCAGCAGGGGGCGCTACAGTCTTCCCAGATGTTGGAGCAGCAGTCTGGCCTAAAAAG GGTACGGCAGTATTCTGGTACAACCTTTTTGCCAGTGGAGAAGGAGACTACAGCACAAGACATGCTGCCTGTCCAGTATTAGTAGGCAATAAATGGG TATCAAACAAATGGATACATGAACGAGGTCAAGAATTCAGACGGCCCTGTGCAGTGTCCGAGATGGAATGA
- the LOC113117174 gene encoding prolyl 4-hydroxylase subunit alpha-1-like isoform X1 gives MTVSVSSRMGLCWFLLSFLFHSLYAHNDFFTSIGQMTDLLYTEKDLVTSLKEYIRQEENRLEQVKEWADKLDSLTNTATQDPEGFLGHPVNAFKLMKRLNSEWGDLESLVLKDTTNGFISNLTMQRQYFPTEEDQTGAAKALLRLQDTYQLSANTISNGDLPGVVHKSRMTVADCFELGKIAYSEADYYHTELWMAQALTQLDEGEESTIDKVTVMDYLNYAIYQQGELERALELTKRMLKLDPNHQRANGNLKYFEFQLEKQRKAEAEKEQEDKKSEKKVLNKRDAQRKRSKDPLPERKKYEMLCRGEGVKLTPRRQSRLFCRYFDNNRNPRLLLAPVKMEDEWDRPHIVRYHDIISDSEIKTVKELAKPRLRRATISNPITGVLETAPYRISKSAWLSAYEHPTIEKINQRIEDVTDLEMDTAEELQVANYGVGGQYEPHFDFGRKDEPDAFKELGTGNRIATWLFYMSDVSAGGATVFPDVGAAVWPKKGTAVFWYNLFASGEGDYSTRHAACPVLVGNKWVSNKWIHERGQEFRRPCAVSEME, from the exons ATGACCGTCTCTGTTTCTTCCAGGATGGGTTTGTGTTGGTTCCTGTTGAGTTTCCTCTTCCATTCTCTATATGCCCACAATGACTTCTTCACTTCTATTG GTCAGATGACAGACCTACTGTACACAGAGAAGGACCTGGTGACGTCACTGAAAGAATACATCAGGCAGGAGGAGAACAGACTAGAGCAGGTTAAAGA ATGGGCTGACAAACTGGACTCACTGACGAACACAGCCACGCAGGACCCTGAGGGATTCCTGGGGCACCCGGTCAATGCCTTCAAGCTGATGAAAAGACTCAACAGTGAGTGGGGTGATCTGGAGAGCCTGGTGCTGAAAGACACCACCAACG GGTTTATTTCTAATCTAACCATGCAGAGACAGTATTTTCCAACAGAAGAGGACCAGACAGGAGCAGCCAAAGCTTTGCTTAGATTACAGGACACATACCAGCTGTCTGCCAACACCATCTCTAACGGAGACTTGCCTG GTGTTGTGCACAAGAGTCGGATGACAGTGGCAGACTGCTTTGAGCTGGGGAAGATTGCTTACTCTGAGGCAGATTACTATCACACAGAGCTCTGGATGGCTCAGGCCCTCACACAGCTGGATGAAGGCGAGGAATCCACCATAGACAAGGTCACAGTCATGGACTACCTGAATTATGCCATCTACCAGCAGGGGGAACTAGAGCGAGCCCTGGAGCTCACCAAGAGGATGCTGAAActgg ACCCGAATCACCAGAGGGCCAATGGGAACCTAAAGTACTTTGAGTTCCAGCTGGAGAAGCAGAGGAAGGCAGAGGCCGAGAAGGAACAGGAggataaaaaaagtgaaaagaaagTGCTGAACAAACGTGACGCTCAGAGGAAAAGGTCCAAAGACCCTCTGCCAGAGAGGAAGAAATATGAAATGCTGTGCCGAGGAGAGGGAGTCAAACTG ACACCTCGCAGACAGAGCCGACTGTTTTGCCGTTACTTTGACAACAACCGTAACCCACGGTTGCTTTTGGCTCCAGTGAAGATGGAAGATGAATGGGACCGCCCACATATTGTCCGTTATCATGACATCATCTCTGACAGTGAGATCAAGACAGTGAAGGAGCTGGCAAAACCCAGA CTCCGTAGGGCTACTATATCCAATCCCATCACGGGTGTGCTTGAGACTGCCCCCTACAGGATCAGTAAGAG TGCTTGGCTGTCTGCATATGAGCATCCTACGATTGAAAAGATTAACCAACGTATCGAGGATGTAACAGACCTGGAAATGGACACAGCAGAAGAGCTCCAG GTTGCAAATTATGGAGTTGGTGGGCAGTACGAGCCTCATTTTGACTTTGGAAGA AAAGATGAACCAGATGCCTTTAAAGAACTGGGAACAGGAAACAGAATTGCCACTTGGCTCTTTTAT ATGAGTGACGTGTCAGCAGGGGGCGCTACAGTCTTCCCAGATGTTGGAGCAGCAGTCTGGCCTAAAAAG GGTACGGCAGTATTCTGGTACAACCTTTTTGCCAGTGGAGAAGGAGACTACAGCACAAGACATGCTGCCTGTCCAGTATTAGTAGGCAATAAATGGG TATCAAACAAATGGATACATGAACGAGGTCAAGAATTCAGACGGCCCTGTGCAGTGTCCGAGATGGAATGA
- the LOC113117176 gene encoding uncharacterized protein LOC113117176, producing the protein MDPWQNLVSRCSAWWQMHTPHALRACVYEVCKPLVPLLLCIAALVAVIVYALADNLHSFVSRIFIPQYHYPYAVPLAFIQVFLNLLALLALHGMGLIHLKPFSLRLGERLFVPAVCGSVQCILGIWAEAFSHSGLYPIIARFLPVVSLSLGHLFALSMPGSIHVSSLLTVLTVASVTVTGCKGLHVIEPLEYVYSPLNLVLHSLSLAWLAKVSQTERGHASTFDLYYTLTVTRTLLLGFLCVLHPDGPKAIMYGNWHSLLFLGYMLGMLLLGAVQLLFVDVTALYFSALPAAMLHATRGLVLPLFSLL; encoded by the exons ATGGACCCCTGGCAAAATCTGGTGTCCAGATG TTCGGCATGGTGGCAGATGCATACGCCTCATGCTCTGAGAGCTTGTGTGTACGAAGTGTGTAAACCTCTGGTGCCACTTCTGCTGTGCATCGCGGCCCTGGTGGCTGTGATTGTGTATGCTCTGGCAGATAATCTACACAGCTTTGTAAGCAGGATCTTCATTCCCCAGTATCACTATCCTTACGCGGTGCCGCTTGCATTCATACAG GTGTTTCTAAATCTCCTGGCACTGCTAGCTTTGCATGGCATGGGTCTGATCCACCTCAAGCCATTTTCACTGAGGCTGGGTGAGCGTCTGTTTGTGCCTGCGGTCTGTGGGAGCGTCCAGTGCATTCTGGGCATATGGGCTGAAGCCTTTTCCCACTCTGGCTTGTACCCGATAATCGCCCGCTTCCTCCCAGTGGTCAGTCTGAGCTTGGGTCACCTGTTTGCACTGAGTATGCCAGGCTCCATCCATGTCTCCTCCCTTTTGACTGTGCTCACTGTTGCCTCAGTCACCGTTACAG GATGTAAAGGACTTCATGTGATAGAGCCTCTGGAGTACGTCTACTCTCCCCTTAACCTTGTCCTTCACAGCCTCTCTCTAGCCTGGTTAGCAAAAGTCTCCCAAACGGAGCGAGGCCATGCTTCAACCTTTGACCTTTACTACACTCTGACAGTGACACGTACCCTCTTGTTAGGGTTCCTGTGTGTATTGCACCCTGATGGACCAAAGGCAATAATGTATGGCAACTGGCACAGTCTGCTGTTTCTGGGATATATGCTCGGGATGTTACTGCTGGGGGCTGTGCAGCTTCTCTTTGTGGATGTAACAGCACTGTATTTTTCTGCTCTCCCAGCAGCCATGCTGCATGCGACCAGAGGGCTGGTTCTGCCCCTGTTCAGTCTGCTATAG